One region of Fragaria vesca subsp. vesca linkage group LG4, FraVesHawaii_1.0, whole genome shotgun sequence genomic DNA includes:
- the LOC101310693 gene encoding probable deoxycytidylate deaminase-like, translating into MNSRELTLVSTATVFGAVASAVAIRFFFTNPKKQSPKLSSSQNGVVSRKFSSQCPFDPSKRKGYLTWDDYFMAIAFLSAERSKDPKRQVGACLVSPNGIILGIGYNGFPRGCSDDKLPWAKMSRTGDPLETKYPYVCHAEVNAILNTNHASASGQTLYVTMFPCNECAKIIIQSGVSEVVYFVEKRLNNPDITYIASHKLLSMAGVKVRKHQPQMNQIAINFEEP; encoded by the exons ATGAACTCTCGCGAGCTCACTCTGGTCTCCACCGCCACCGTCTTCGGTGCCGTGGCCTCTGCTGTCGCTATCCGCTTCTTCTTCACAAACCCTAAGAAGCAGTCCCCAAAACTCAGTTCCTCGCAAAACGGCGTCGTTTCCAGGAAATTCTCTTCTCAGTGCCCTTTTGACCCCTCAAAACGCAAAGG GTATTTGACATGGGATGATTACTTTATGGCAATTGCGTTTTTATCTGCTGAAAGATCCAAAGACCCCAAGAGGCAG GTTGGAGCATGCTTGGTGAGTCCAAATGGTATCATTCTAG GGATTGGCTATAATGGGTTCCCGAGGGGTTGTTCGGACGACAAGCTTCCTTGGGCAAAG ATGTCCAGAACTGGGGATCCTTTAGAGACGAAATATCC TTATGTTTGTCATGCTGAAGTTAATGCAATCCTAAACACCAATCATGCTTCTGCTTCTGGACAG ACGCTTTATGTGACCATGTTCCCCTGCAATGAGTGTGCCAAGATAATCATTCAG TCAGGAGTTTCTGAAGTTGTATATTTTGTGGAGAAGAGGTTAAACAATCCAGATATCACGTATATTGCTTCTCACAAGCTACTATCAATGGCTGGTGTGAAA GTCAGGAAACATCAACCACAAATGAACCAAATTGCAATCAACTTTGAGGAGCCCTAA